From the Corynebacterium sp. P3-F1 genome, the window AACAACAACGAGAATTTCGACGACGTGACCCGCAGCGTTCTTTCCGTTCTGGTGGAGGACGTCGACGGCATCATCACTCGTGTGACCGCGATGTTCACACGCCGCGGGTTCAACCTTGTCTCCTTGACCTCGGCCAAGACCGAGACCCCCGGCATCAACCGCCTGACCGTGGTGGTCGACGCTTCCGAGCACGCTGTGGAGCAGTTGACCAAGCAGCTGAACAAATTGATTCAGGTGATCAAGGTCGTCCGCCTCGAGGACGAGAACACCATTGCCCGCTCCCTGATGCTGGTCAAGGTCAACGCCAACAACAGCAACCGTCCGCAGGTGGTCGACGCGGCGAATATCTTCCGCGCCCGCGTCGTGGATGTCGCCCCGGATTCCGTGGTCATTGAGGCCACCGGTACGCCGAGCAAGTTGCTGGCGTTCCTCGATGTCCTCGAACCGTTCGGCATCCGCGAGCTGATTCGGTCGGGTCAGGTCGCGCTCAACCGCGGGCCGAAGACCATGGCGCCTTCTAAATAAACGGCAAATAGGCGCCCGTGTCTCACATTGGGCGGCAAGTGTCCCGTATAGTGAAACCTGTCGCCCAGCATGCGGGACGCACTTTATGAAAAACGAGAAAGTTCAGTACATCCCGGCGGCATGTCCACGACATAACCACGACATGTTTTCGGCATGTTTCCGGCATGTTCAAGGCGCTCAAACGCGCGAATACACAGAAAGGTGAGTGCTTCGCTCATGGCAATTGAAGTTTTCTACGACGACGACGCTGATCTGTCCATCATCCAGGGCCGCAAGGTCGCCGTTATCGGATACGGCTCCCAGGGCCACGCACACGCGCAGAACCTGCGCGAGTCCGGTGTCGAGGTCGTCATCGGCCTGCGCGACGGCTCCAAGTCCGCGGAGAAGGCACGCGAAGCCGGCTTCGAGGTCAAGTCCAACGCTGAGGCTGCAAAGTGGGCCGACGTGATCATGCTGCTCGCACCGGACACCTCCCAGGCCGAGATCTTCACCAACGACATCGAGCCCAACCTGAACGAGGGTGACGCCCTGTTCTTCGGCCACGGCCTGAATATCCACTTCAAGCTCATCGACCCGGCAGACAACATCACCGTCGCCATGGTCGCCCCGAAGGGCCCGGGCCACCTGGTCCGCCGCACCTTCGCCGACGGCAAGGGTGTTCCGTGCCTGATCGCAGTCGAGCAGGACCCGACCGGCAAAGGTCAGGCTCTCGCCCTGTCCTACGCCGCAGCTATCGGCGGTGCACGCGCCGGCGTCATTCCGACCACCTTCGAGGCTGAGACCGTCACCGACCTGTTCGGTGAGCAGGCAGTTCTCTGCGGCGGCCTGGAAGAGCTGATCATGAACGGCTTCGACGTCCTCACCGAGGCGGGCTACGAGCCGGAGATGGCGTACTTCGAGTGCCTGCACGAGATGAAGCTGATCGTCGACCTGATCTATGAAGGCGGCATCGCCAACATGAACTACTCCGTCTCCGACACGGCTGAGTTCGGCGGCTACCTGTCCGGACCGCGCGTCGTCGACGCCGGTGCCAAAGACCGCATGCGCGAGGTGCTCAAGGACATTCAGTCCGGTGAATTCACCAAGCGCCTGATCGCCAATGTCGATGGCGGCAACAAAGAGCTCGAGGGCCTGCGCGACCAGATCGCCCAGCACCCGATCGAGAAAACGGGTGCTCAGCTGCGCGACATGATGAGCTGGGTCCAGAACCCGTTGACCGACACCGCTCACTAAGCAGGCGTTTAGCACCGCAGCAAACCGCCATTAGCGGTAAACCGCCCAGGATGCCACGGGCGTTCTGGGCGGTTTTCTATGTCGCTCAAGGCCAGCTCCGCTGCTGCAAACGAGCAAACCGTCGTCGCATACAGGAGCGGGGTGGGGGAAGGACATGAAAAACCC encodes:
- the ilvC gene encoding ketol-acid reductoisomerase — protein: MAIEVFYDDDADLSIIQGRKVAVIGYGSQGHAHAQNLRESGVEVVIGLRDGSKSAEKAREAGFEVKSNAEAAKWADVIMLLAPDTSQAEIFTNDIEPNLNEGDALFFGHGLNIHFKLIDPADNITVAMVAPKGPGHLVRRTFADGKGVPCLIAVEQDPTGKGQALALSYAAAIGGARAGVIPTTFEAETVTDLFGEQAVLCGGLEELIMNGFDVLTEAGYEPEMAYFECLHEMKLIVDLIYEGGIANMNYSVSDTAEFGGYLSGPRVVDAGAKDRMREVLKDIQSGEFTKRLIANVDGGNKELEGLRDQIAQHPIEKTGAQLRDMMSWVQNPLTDTAH
- the ilvN gene encoding acetolactate synthase small subunit gives rise to the protein MTNNNENFDDVTRSVLSVLVEDVDGIITRVTAMFTRRGFNLVSLTSAKTETPGINRLTVVVDASEHAVEQLTKQLNKLIQVIKVVRLEDENTIARSLMLVKVNANNSNRPQVVDAANIFRARVVDVAPDSVVIEATGTPSKLLAFLDVLEPFGIRELIRSGQVALNRGPKTMAPSK